The genomic region TACGCCATTCCAAAGTGAATAAGGAGGGGTAAATTTAGCGGTTATGCTAAAAACAGATCCCCCAATAGGAAAGATAGGATTGTATCTTGTATTGTCCCTGGTAATTCCCAAAGTATAGGTTAAGTTGTTAGAGAAACCATCCCCATAGGTGAATAATCCGGTATTATAGTTATTAAGATCATAACGCTGGAAACCTACAGCATGCGAGATCTGTAAATATGGGTCGGGCTCAGTAAGACGTTTACCAAATCCTACGCTAACACCCAGGATGTCAAAACTTTTTGTTCTATCTGGTTTTCTTGAACGATAGTCATATAAAAACTGTCTTGTGTAAGAAAAGGAAGTAGAAAGCTGTACCGGTTTTCTGCCTCCTAGCCATGGCTCTATAAAAGATAGGCTATAGGTTTGGTAGAAGGTACTTGCCTGTGCTCTTAAAGAAAGGCTTTGCCCATCTCCCATTGGTACCGGCTTGTAAGCATCTTTATCAAATATCCCTGCAATAGAGAAGTTATTGAAGGAAAGGCCTAAAGTACCTATAAAACCGCCACCGCCGTAACCACCTTGTAGTTCGATTTGGCTGGCCCCGGCTTCAACAACATTGTATTCCAGTGATAATGTTCCTGTTTGTGGATCGGGATCTATAAATTCAGGGCTAAGTTGCTCTGCATCAAAAAATCCTAAAGAACCTAATTCCCTTACGGTAGATACCACATCCTGTTGATTATATTTTTGGCCTGGTTTTGTTAATAGGTTTCTGTAAATAACGTGATCTTTGGTTCTGTTGTTACCCACCACCCGGATTTCGTCAAAATAAGCTTCTTTTCCTTCAGTGATTCGTAATTCGAAATCTATAGTATCATTATATACGTTTGTTTCTACTAAGTTAAAACTGGAGAATAGATAACCATTATTTCTGTAGATAGTAGAGATATTGGTGGCATTGGGATCTTCAGGATCTTCAATCCTTTCGTTCATAAGAACACCATTGTAAGTATCTCCTTTTTTAATTCCTAGAGCACGGTGCAAGAAATCATCAGTATAAACCGTATTACCCACAAAATCAATATTCCCAATATAATATTTATTACCTTCTTCAACTTTTATGTCTAAAGCAATATTATTTTCATCAACAGTGATAAGACTATCTGAGATAATTCGGGCATCTCTAAAGCCATTTTCTTTCAGTTTGTTTACAAGATTTTGCTTATCTTTTTGGTAATCTTCCCTGTTAAATTTTGAGCGCTTCCAAAAACGATAAAATCGTTTTTGTTTCGTGTTTTTCATGGCTCTTTTTAATTTAGCATCAGAGATTTGCTTATTCCCGATAATATCGATATTGGAAATTTTTACCTTATCTCCTGTATCGATATTAACAACCATGTTCACCATGTTATTATTGGTAGTATCTTTAACTTCAACAGTGTTGATGGCTACTTTAGCGTTAAAATATCCATCTTTTTTATACTTGTTTTCGATGTAATTTTTAGTATTAGTAATGAGGTTTTCAGTAACATTTACACCGGTTCTTAGTTTATTTTCCTCAATAAGTTCTTCTTTATCTTTCTTCTTTTTAATCCCCTGTATTCTAACTTCAGAAAGTTTTGGAATATCGGTGATAACCAACTCAAGATCTGCAACCCCATCCTTTACATTAGTAATGTAAAATTCAATGTCGCTAAACATATCAAGGTCCCATAATTTCTTGATTACATTACTTAGGCGTTGACCAGGGATATAGATTTCTTCGCCTTTTTTAAGTCGTGTAAACGAGACTACTGTGCTTTCGTTATATCTTGTAGAGCCGGTAACTTTTATTTCGCCTAAAGTGTATTTTTTACCGTTCCCTATAGGGAGATCCTGCGCATTTGCAGCGATGCTAAAAGTAAAACAAACTAATACGAATGCTAATATTCTTTTCGTCATAAATACACTAACTAAGTTGCTCACTTGTTTTTCCAAATCTTCGTTCTCTGTTTTGATAATTGTAAATGGCTTCATAAAGATTATCTTTTCTAAAGTCTGGCCATAAAATACTTGTAAAATACAACTCGGCATAAGCCATTTGCCAAAGCAAAAAGTTGCTGATCCTTTGCTCGCCACTTGTTCTAATCATCAAGTCGACGTCGGGAATATCTTTGGTATATAGACTTTCAGATATTAAAGAATCATTTATTTTATCTGGTTCTAACGTTCCTTCTTTTACTTTATTGGCTAAAGCTTTGACTGCAGAGGTTATTTCTTCTCTGGAACCATAGCTTAAAGCCAAAATTAAAGTCATTTTAGCGTTATGTTTTGTCTTTTCAATAACGTCTAAAAGTTCCCTTTTTGCTTTTTTAGGCAGATTATCAATATTGCCTATTGCGGTTAGTTTAATGTTGTTGTCCTGAAGCGTCTTGATTTCCTTCTTCAAGGAAGACACCAAAATCTTCATTAATGTATCAACTTCCAGTTTGGGGCGATTCCAATTTTCAGTAGAAAAAGCATATAAGGTTAAAAATTTTATTCCAATCTGGGCGCCACCTTCTACAATATCTCTTACAGATTTTACTCCTTCATTATGGCCAACAGCTCTTAAAAAGCCTTGTTTTTTTGCCCAACGGCCGTTGCCGTCCATTATAACGGCAATATGCGAGGGTAATTTTGTTAAGTTGAGATTTTCTTTAAAATTCATTTCCTAAAAGCTCGAATAACATGGTTTTCTACCAAATGTTACGGTGAATGTAATTCCGGTAAAAACATACCAGTCGTTAGTATTTTGATTACCAAAAGTAAGTATAGGATCCGGTTCCCCAAGTAATTCTTCAGGATTACTTCCATCCAAATTATCAGTGAAGGTATACCGCGCACCAATTTCTATGGCACCAACCAAATGCTGGCTAAGTGTTGTTTTGTAACCAACAACCATAGGAATGGCAAATTCCCAGTTAGTACTTTCATTAACTAAAGGAGCTCCGCGAGAGCCATCCAATATTACATGGTCTGCACTAAAATAGGTGAGCCCGGTGTAAAGATAAGGTGCGCTTTGCGATGTTCCTTTATGTAAATCAAAATCCCAAAAATTAAATTCTAAACCCAAAGAAGCTTCAG from Zunongwangia profunda SM-A87 harbors:
- the bamA gene encoding outer membrane protein assembly factor BamA, which produces MKPFTIIKTENEDLEKQVSNLVSVFMTKRILAFVLVCFTFSIAANAQDLPIGNGKKYTLGEIKVTGSTRYNESTVVSFTRLKKGEEIYIPGQRLSNVIKKLWDLDMFSDIEFYITNVKDGVADLELVITDIPKLSEVRIQGIKKKKDKEELIEENKLRTGVNVTENLITNTKNYIENKYKKDGYFNAKVAINTVEVKDTTNNNMVNMVVNIDTGDKVKISNIDIIGNKQISDAKLKRAMKNTKQKRFYRFWKRSKFNREDYQKDKQNLVNKLKENGFRDARIISDSLITVDENNIALDIKVEEGNKYYIGNIDFVGNTVYTDDFLHRALGIKKGDTYNGVLMNERIEDPEDPNATNISTIYRNNGYLFSSFNLVETNVYNDTIDFELRITEGKEAYFDEIRVVGNNRTKDHVIYRNLLTKPGQKYNQQDVVSTVRELGSLGFFDAEQLSPEFIDPDPQTGTLSLEYNVVEAGASQIELQGGYGGGGFIGTLGLSFNNFSIAGIFDKDAYKPVPMGDGQSLSLRAQASTFYQTYSLSFIEPWLGGRKPVQLSTSFSYTRQFLYDYRSRKPDRTKSFDILGVSVGFGKRLTEPDPYLQISHAVGFQRYDLNNYNTGLFTYGDGFSNNLTYTLGITRDNTRYNPIFPIGGSVFSITAKFTPPYSLWNGVDYNDLQNQSEFQLKDDDGNFIDNSGNRVLPENAVGDQSKIDQEKYKWLEFYKVKFKGDWYTTLANFGENKNLVLRTNVEYGFLGAYNQDRGIPPFERFYLGGDGLGSYSLDGRETIRLRGYPNQSLIPLDRTSLSQASNEDGATIYNKYSLELRFPITLKPSASIYALTFLEGGASYDNFRDFNPFQLNRSAGAGLRIFMPAFGLLGIDFGYGFDPIPGQSGANGWETHFIIGQQF
- a CDS encoding isoprenyl transferase; this encodes MNFKENLNLTKLPSHIAVIMDGNGRWAKKQGFLRAVGHNEGVKSVRDIVEGGAQIGIKFLTLYAFSTENWNRPKLEVDTLMKILVSSLKKEIKTLQDNNIKLTAIGNIDNLPKKAKRELLDVIEKTKHNAKMTLILALSYGSREEITSAVKALANKVKEGTLEPDKINDSLISESLYTKDIPDVDLMIRTSGEQRISNFLLWQMAYAELYFTSILWPDFRKDNLYEAIYNYQNRERRFGKTSEQLS
- the porG gene encoding type IX secretion system protein PorG; this translates as MRYLIAFVFMLITSVNLQSQTYEVGAFLGGANYIGDVGNTFYVNPSGLAAGGILKWNRSPRHSFRFSLIMGNIEADDAESNDTRRQQRGYSFSNTITEASLGLEFNFWDFDLHKGTSQSAPYLYTGLTYFSADHVILDGSRGAPLVNESTNWEFAIPMVVGYKTTLSQHLVGAIEIGARYTFTDNLDGSNPEELLGEPDPILTFGNQNTNDWYVFTGITFTVTFGRKPCYSSF